The Oscillospiraceae bacterium genome contains a region encoding:
- a CDS encoding MerR family transcriptional regulator: protein MFRIGEFSRLTQVSVRMLRYYDAQGLLKPALTDPFTGYRLYTAEQIPQLQRVLLLRDAQFTVGEMAPLLARWEEGAVAEGLRAKKRELERELEQQRRRVEKIGAALQDLAGGRLEVHCNVVLKAAPGGLILALREMIPDYFCEGRLWEKLAAFVRREGVEPLPGASSLAIFYGGGGQEEGVDVEAAVRVKRAGQDKDGFVYRQLEPVETMACVMVHGPYENIGPAYHAFAVWLEEHRQYEMAGPSRQICHIGPGAGAAPEQFLTEVQTPVRLRA from the coding sequence ATGTTCAGGATCGGCGAATTTTCCAGGCTGACACAGGTGTCGGTGCGGATGCTGCGGTATTACGACGCGCAGGGGCTTTTAAAACCCGCCCTGACCGACCCCTTTACCGGCTACCGGCTGTATACCGCGGAGCAGATCCCGCAGTTGCAGCGGGTGCTTTTGCTGCGGGACGCCCAGTTCACGGTGGGCGAGATGGCCCCCCTGCTGGCGCGCTGGGAGGAGGGCGCGGTGGCGGAAGGCCTGCGGGCGAAAAAGCGGGAACTGGAACGGGAGCTGGAACAGCAGCGGCGCCGGGTGGAAAAGATCGGGGCCGCGCTGCAGGACCTTGCCGGCGGGCGGCTGGAGGTGCACTGCAACGTGGTGCTCAAAGCGGCGCCGGGCGGGCTGATCCTGGCGCTGCGGGAGATGATTCCCGACTACTTCTGCGAGGGGCGGCTTTGGGAAAAGCTCGCCGCTTTTGTGCGGCGCGAGGGGGTGGAGCCCCTGCCGGGGGCGAGCAGCCTGGCGATCTTTTACGGCGGGGGCGGGCAGGAGGAGGGCGTGGACGTGGAAGCGGCCGTGCGGGTGAAACGGGCGGGGCAGGACAAGGACGGGTTTGTGTACCGGCAGCTGGAACCGGTGGAAACAATGGCCTGCGTGATGGTGCACGGCCCCTACGAAAACATCGGCCCTGCCTACCATGCCTTCGCCGTATGGCTGGAAGAGCACCGCCAATACGAGATGGCGGGACCCAGCCGCCAGATCTGCCACATCGGGCCCGGCGCCGGGGCGGCCCCGGAACAATTTTTGACCGAGGTGCAGACCCCGGTGCGCCTGCGGGCCTGA
- a CDS encoding tRNA (N6-threonylcarbamoyladenosine(37)-N6)-methyltransferase TrmO — translation MKEFTVYPIGSIEGEEGAQFIQLAPGYAPALAGLEGFGHIDVLWWFDRCDTPAARALRIAGRPYTHGPAVMGVFATRSPQRPNPIALSVAQVLRIDQERGRIWIAYSDAEPGTPVLDLKPYTPSIDRVGEPQVPGWCSHWPQAMERAGEFDWESEFNF, via the coding sequence ATGAAGGAGTTTACCGTATATCCCATCGGCAGCATAGAAGGAGAAGAGGGGGCGCAGTTCATCCAGCTCGCGCCCGGATACGCCCCTGCCCTGGCGGGGCTGGAGGGGTTTGGGCACATTGATGTTCTGTGGTGGTTCGACCGGTGCGATACCCCGGCGGCCCGCGCGCTGCGCATTGCCGGCAGGCCCTACACGCATGGGCCCGCTGTGATGGGCGTTTTTGCCACCCGCTCGCCCCAGCGGCCGAACCCCATCGCCCTTTCGGTGGCGCAGGTGCTGCGCATCGACCAGGAGAGGGGGCGTATCTGGATTGCCTACAGCGACGCGGAGCCCGGCACCCCGGTGCTGGACCTGAAGCCCTATACCCCCAGCATCGACCGGGTGGGCGAGCCGCAGGTGCCGGGCTGGTGCAGCCATTGGCCGCAGGCAATGGAGCGCGCCGGGGAATTTGACTGGGAGAGCGAATTCAACTTTTAA
- a CDS encoding penicillin-binding protein gives MPEVKLFDSERKIMECLWQGGEMSAKELAEELEKTVGWSKPTTYTVLRKCVAKGAVERMEPGFRCRALVSRAEVCRQETDELIRRNYGGSADRLVASLLGGKKLSAQEIERMKKLIEELE, from the coding sequence ATGCCGGAAGTGAAGCTGTTTGACTCGGAGCGGAAGATCATGGAATGCCTGTGGCAAGGGGGAGAAATGAGCGCCAAGGAGCTGGCCGAAGAACTGGAAAAAACCGTGGGCTGGAGCAAACCCACCACCTACACCGTGCTGCGCAAGTGCGTGGCAAAAGGCGCGGTGGAGCGCATGGAACCCGGCTTCCGCTGCCGGGCGCTGGTGAGCCGGGCCGAGGTGTGCCGGCAGGAAACGGACGAGCTGATCCGCCGCAATTACGGGGGATCAGCCGACCGGCTGGTGGCCTCGCTGCTGGGGGGCAAAAAGCTCTCGGCCCAGGAGATCGAACGCATGAAAAAACTCATTGAGGAATTGGAGTGA
- a CDS encoding methylmalonyl-CoA carboxyltransferase: MKTIQELREAKQAIAAGGGRERIDAQHQKNKLTARERLERLFDEGTFVETGMFRAHRCTDFGMAGAAAPADGVVTGYGRVDGRLVYAYAQDFTVRGGSLGEAHAEKIVKVQDAALQNGAPIVGLMDSGGARIQEGIHSLNGFGKIFYRNTIASGVVPQISAIMGPCAGGAVYSPAITDFVLMVEGTGNMFITGPDVIRSVTGEQVSAEALGGAAVHAATSGVAHLRAASDEECLAQIRTLLGYLPSNNAEEAPLAPSCQPNRLAPELDSIVPDSPRKSYDMREVIRALADEDSFFELQPDFARNILTGYCRLNGRTVGVVANQPKVGAGCLDVDASDKAARFIRRCDSFNTPLLTLVDVPGFLPGTAQEHAGIIRHGAKMLYAYSEATVPKVTVITRKAYGGAYIGMCCGALGADAVFAWPTAEIAVMGAEGAANIVFKKEIQAAADPAEKRREKVREYEEKFSGPDFAAKNGYVDDIIEPCETRLRVINAIEANLGKRQALPAKKHGNIPL; encoded by the coding sequence ATGAAAACCATCCAAGAGCTGCGCGAGGCAAAACAGGCCATCGCCGCGGGCGGAGGCCGGGAACGCATCGATGCGCAGCATCAAAAGAACAAGCTTACAGCCCGCGAGCGGCTGGAGCGGCTGTTCGACGAGGGCACCTTTGTGGAAACGGGCATGTTCCGCGCCCACCGCTGCACCGATTTTGGAATGGCGGGAGCCGCGGCTCCCGCCGACGGGGTGGTGACCGGTTACGGCCGGGTGGACGGCCGGCTGGTGTACGCCTACGCACAGGACTTTACCGTGCGGGGCGGGAGCCTGGGCGAGGCGCACGCGGAAAAGATCGTGAAGGTGCAGGACGCGGCGCTGCAGAACGGCGCGCCCATTGTGGGGCTGATGGATTCGGGCGGGGCCCGCATCCAGGAGGGCATCCACTCGCTGAACGGCTTTGGCAAGATTTTTTACCGCAACACCATCGCCTCGGGCGTGGTGCCCCAGATCAGCGCGATCATGGGGCCCTGCGCGGGCGGCGCGGTGTACAGCCCCGCCATCACCGATTTTGTGCTGATGGTGGAGGGCACCGGGAACATGTTCATCACCGGGCCGGACGTGATCCGCTCGGTGACCGGCGAGCAGGTGAGCGCCGAGGCGCTGGGCGGCGCGGCGGTGCACGCGGCCACCAGCGGGGTGGCCCACCTGCGGGCCGCCTCGGACGAGGAATGCCTGGCGCAGATCCGCACGCTTTTGGGATACCTGCCCTCCAACAACGCCGAGGAGGCGCCCCTTGCGCCCTCCTGCCAGCCCAACCGGCTGGCCCCGGAGCTGGATTCCATCGTGCCCGACAGCCCCCGCAAGAGCTACGACATGCGCGAGGTTATTCGGGCGCTGGCCGACGAGGACAGCTTTTTTGAGCTGCAGCCGGACTTTGCCCGCAACATCCTGACCGGGTACTGCCGGCTGAACGGGCGCACGGTGGGCGTGGTGGCAAACCAGCCCAAGGTGGGCGCGGGCTGCCTGGATGTGGACGCCAGCGACAAGGCGGCCCGGTTCATCCGCCGGTGCGACAGCTTCAACACCCCGCTTTTGACCCTGGTGGACGTGCCCGGCTTTTTGCCCGGCACCGCGCAGGAGCATGCGGGCATCATCCGGCACGGGGCGAAAATGCTGTACGCCTACAGCGAGGCCACCGTGCCCAAGGTGACGGTGATCACCCGCAAGGCCTACGGCGGCGCGTACATCGGCATGTGCTGCGGCGCGCTGGGCGCGGACGCGGTGTTTGCCTGGCCCACCGCCGAGATCGCGGTGATGGGTGCCGAGGGGGCGGCCAACATCGTGTTCAAAAAAGAGATCCAGGCCGCCGCCGACCCGGCGGAAAAACGCAGGGAAAAGGTGCGGGAGTACGAGGAGAAGTTCTCCGGCCCGGATTTTGCGGCCAAAAACGGCTATGTGGACGACATCATCGAGCCCTGCGAAACGCGGCTGCGGGTGATCAACGCCATTGAGGCAAACCTGGGCAAGCGCCAGGCGCTGCCCGCCAAAAAGCACGGCAATATCCCGCTGTGA
- a CDS encoding acetyl-CoA carboxylase biotin carboxyl carrier protein subunit, with protein sequence MKRYYAKVNGREYEVEIEELAAGAAAPRPAPAAVPSPAAAPAPAAAPAAQAPAAGLIASPMPGQVLRVLAKPGQAVKRGQVLLVLEAMKMENEIMAPADGTVSQVYAAEGAAVNTGDPLIAL encoded by the coding sequence ATGAAACGATATTACGCCAAGGTAAACGGCCGGGAATATGAGGTGGAGATCGAGGAGCTGGCAGCAGGCGCCGCGGCCCCCCGCCCCGCCCCTGCCGCTGTGCCTTCCCCGGCTGCCGCGCCCGCCCCTGCCGCTGCGCCCGCCGCACAGGCACCCGCCGCGGGGCTGATCGCAAGCCCCATGCCCGGCCAGGTGCTGCGGGTGCTGGCAAAGCCGGGCCAGGCCGTAAAGCGGGGCCAGGTGCTGCTGGTGCTGGAGGCCATGAAGATGGAAAACGAGATCATGGCCCCGGCGGACGGCACGGTGAGCCAGGTATATGCGGCGGAGGGCGCGGCGGTGAACACCGGCGACCCCCTGATCGCCCTGTGA
- the oadB gene encoding oxaloacetate decarboxylase subunit beta: MDSLLAFFRTTGLYEIFAGFARLGELSMDTLGGSGLGSLIMVAIACGLLYLGIGKKFEPLLMVPIAFGMLLSNLPLSAIFASEGDVGLLYYFYTLCRWGILPPLIFMGVGAMTDFGPLIANPKSLLLGAAAQLGIFATFIGAILLGFTAQEAGSIGIIGGADGPTSILVTSLLAPHRLAAVAVAAYSYMALVPVIQPPIMRALTTKKERCIEMKQLRPVSRKERIVFPILVTIVVALFVPDAIPLVGMLMLGNLFRESGLTNRLSDTAQNNLCNIVTILLGTAVGASATAENFLRPETLMIMLLGVVAFSFGTAGGVLLAKFMNLFLKEKINPLIGSAGVSAVPMAARVSQKEGQRANPANFLLMHAMGPNVAGVIGSAVAAGVLLSLFRV; encoded by the coding sequence GTGGATTCCTTACTTGCATTTTTCAGGACCACCGGCCTGTATGAGATCTTCGCCGGCTTTGCCCGGTTGGGCGAGCTGAGCATGGACACCCTGGGAGGCAGCGGCCTGGGCAGCCTGATTATGGTGGCCATTGCCTGCGGGCTGCTGTACCTGGGCATTGGCAAAAAGTTTGAGCCCCTGCTCATGGTGCCCATCGCCTTTGGCATGCTGCTCTCGAACCTGCCGCTCTCGGCGATCTTTGCCTCGGAGGGCGATGTGGGCCTGCTGTATTACTTTTACACCCTGTGCCGCTGGGGCATCCTGCCGCCGCTCATTTTTATGGGCGTGGGCGCAATGACCGACTTCGGCCCCCTGATCGCAAACCCTAAAAGCCTTTTGCTGGGGGCGGCGGCGCAGCTTGGCATTTTTGCCACCTTCATCGGCGCGATCCTGCTGGGCTTCACCGCGCAGGAGGCGGGGTCCATCGGCATCATCGGCGGGGCGGACGGCCCCACCTCGATTCTGGTGACCAGCCTGCTGGCCCCCCACCGCCTGGCGGCGGTGGCCGTGGCGGCCTACAGCTACATGGCCCTGGTGCCGGTGATCCAGCCCCCCATCATGCGGGCGCTCACCACAAAAAAGGAGCGCTGCATCGAGATGAAGCAGCTGCGCCCGGTGAGCAGAAAAGAGCGCATCGTCTTCCCCATCCTGGTCACCATCGTGGTGGCGCTGTTCGTGCCGGACGCGATCCCGCTGGTGGGCATGCTGATGCTGGGCAACCTGTTCCGGGAGAGCGGGCTCACAAACCGCCTGAGCGACACGGCCCAGAATAACCTGTGCAACATTGTGACCATCCTGCTGGGCACCGCGGTGGGCGCCTCGGCCACCGCCGAAAACTTTTTGCGGCCCGAAACCCTCATGATTATGCTTTTGGGGGTGGTGGCGTTCAGCTTCGGCACCGCGGGCGGCGTGCTGCTGGCCAAGTTCATGAACCTGTTTTTAAAGGAAAAGATCAATCCCCTGATCGGCTCCGCGGGCGTTTCCGCCGTTCCCATGGCGGCCCGGGTGAGCCAGAAGGAGGGCCAGCGGGCGAACCCCGCAAACTTTTTGCTGATGCACGCCATGGGGCCCAACGTGGCCGGCGTGATCGGCAGCGCGGTGGCGGCCGGCGTGCTGCTGAGCCTGTTCCGCGTGTGA
- the iolR gene encoding HTH-type transcriptional regulator IolR has translation MRLYRMQELKDYIQQHEKASIDELCQAMGVSKSTLRRDLDLLAGEGWIEKVYGGVKYRDSSQLIPYENRGVLNAEAKRAIGRRAGELVEEGDVLFLDSGTTTPYMLESLSGKHVTVLTHSISVINAAGALPDVALFALPGLYYPKTKSFRCMDTVAFLRKYNITKAFMAASGFSRSGVTNSATWEYDIKQYVAHNAQKVYLCIDSAKFGVTRMMTYCEAEQLTGIVCEAAPGEEWLEYLEEKGVELIL, from the coding sequence ATGCGGCTGTATCGGATGCAGGAATTAAAGGATTATATCCAGCAGCACGAAAAAGCCTCCATCGACGAGCTGTGCCAGGCCATGGGGGTGTCGAAAAGCACCCTGCGGCGCGACCTGGACCTGCTGGCCGGCGAGGGTTGGATCGAAAAGGTGTATGGCGGGGTGAAGTACCGCGATTCGTCCCAGCTGATCCCCTACGAAAACCGGGGCGTGCTGAACGCCGAGGCAAAGCGCGCCATCGGCCGGCGCGCCGGGGAGCTGGTGGAGGAGGGCGACGTGCTGTTTTTGGATTCCGGCACCACCACGCCCTACATGCTGGAATCGCTGAGCGGCAAGCATGTGACCGTGCTGACCCACAGCATTTCGGTCATTAACGCTGCCGGCGCGCTGCCGGACGTGGCGCTGTTTGCCCTGCCCGGCCTTTACTACCCCAAGACCAAATCCTTCCGCTGCATGGACACCGTGGCTTTTCTGCGCAAGTACAACATCACCAAGGCGTTTATGGCGGCCTCGGGCTTTTCCCGCAGCGGGGTGACCAACAGCGCCACCTGGGAATACGACATCAAGCAGTATGTGGCCCACAACGCCCAGAAGGTCTACCTGTGCATCGATTCGGCCAAGTTCGGCGTGACCCGCATGATGACCTACTGCGAGGCCGAACAGCTGACCGGCATTGTGTGCGAGGCCGCCCCCGGCGAAGAGTGGCTGGAGTATCTGGAGGAAAAAGGCGTGGAGCTGATCCTGTAA
- the ilvD_1 gene encoding dihydroxy-acid dehydratase, translated as MEYRSARLRDRGLTEAYLKATGMIEEEFDRPLILVMNSWNELHPGHMHLRAIADAVKAGVRLAGGVPFESNTIALCDGIRTPASNKYVLPSREIIVDSIETTAETFQADGMVLIASCDKIEPACLMAAARVNIPTVIVSGGAMLAGTVNGHRATNADMNTAGSGYRDGVKLTRQEMSELTESLCGTPGGCWGMGTANTMACLIEAIGMSLPGCACAHAVDSAKYRLAKRSGMAVVELVQKNLRPADIMTEAAFENCVTVNEAIGGSTNSFMHIPAIAHEMGVDFPIERFDVISARTPQLVAVMPSGPYYMSDLRDAGGMQAVMKELEPLLHTEVRTVTGRTLAENFENAKNYNDEVIRPMDRPFHPTGSHAVLKGNLAPQGCVIKKSATPECMMEHRGPARVFETCESAMSAIRGGEIQAGDVIVIRYEGPKGGPGMREMVDITRTLSSIGCEDKVALITDGRFSGYSSGAVFGHVSPEAQEGGPIAVIRDGDMIRYSIPERSIELEVSAEEIRERLKAWRPKEIQFKGYLRRYANLVSSGCDGAVMK; from the coding sequence ATGGAATACAGAAGCGCTAGGCTGCGGGATCGGGGCCTCACCGAGGCGTATCTCAAGGCCACCGGCATGATCGAGGAGGAGTTTGACCGGCCGCTGATCCTGGTCATGAACTCGTGGAACGAGCTGCACCCGGGGCACATGCACCTGCGGGCGATCGCGGACGCGGTGAAGGCTGGCGTGCGGCTGGCGGGCGGGGTGCCCTTTGAATCCAACACCATCGCCCTGTGCGACGGCATCCGCACCCCGGCCTCGAACAAGTATGTGCTGCCCAGCCGGGAGATCATTGTGGACTCGATTGAAACGACGGCCGAGACCTTTCAGGCGGACGGCATGGTGCTGATCGCCTCCTGCGACAAGATCGAGCCGGCCTGCCTGATGGCGGCGGCCCGGGTGAACATTCCCACCGTGATCGTGAGCGGCGGGGCGATGCTGGCGGGCACCGTGAACGGGCACCGGGCCACCAACGCGGACATGAACACCGCGGGCAGCGGCTACCGGGACGGCGTGAAGCTGACGCGGCAGGAGATGAGCGAACTGACCGAGAGCCTGTGCGGTACCCCGGGCGGGTGCTGGGGCATGGGCACGGCGAACACCATGGCCTGCCTGATCGAGGCGATCGGCATGAGCCTGCCGGGCTGCGCCTGCGCCCACGCGGTGGACTCGGCCAAGTACCGGCTGGCCAAGCGCAGCGGCATGGCGGTGGTGGAGCTGGTGCAGAAAAACCTGCGCCCGGCGGACATTATGACCGAGGCGGCGTTTGAGAACTGCGTGACGGTAAACGAGGCGATCGGCGGTTCCACCAACTCGTTTATGCACATTCCCGCCATCGCCCACGAGATGGGGGTGGACTTCCCCATTGAGCGGTTCGATGTGATCAGCGCGCGCACCCCGCAGCTTGTGGCGGTGATGCCCTCGGGCCCGTATTACATGAGCGATCTGCGGGACGCGGGCGGGATGCAGGCGGTGATGAAGGAACTGGAGCCGCTGCTGCACACCGAGGTGCGCACCGTGACGGGCAGGACCCTGGCGGAAAACTTTGAGAACGCGAAAAACTACAACGACGAGGTGATCCGGCCGATGGACCGGCCTTTCCACCCCACCGGCAGCCACGCGGTGCTCAAGGGCAACCTGGCGCCCCAGGGCTGCGTGATCAAAAAGTCGGCCACACCGGAGTGCATGATGGAGCACCGGGGCCCGGCCCGGGTGTTTGAGACCTGCGAGAGCGCGATGAGCGCCATCCGGGGCGGCGAGATCCAGGCCGGGGATGTGATCGTGATCCGGTACGAGGGGCCCAAGGGCGGCCCGGGGATGCGGGAGATGGTGGACATTACCCGGACCCTGAGCAGCATCGGCTGCGAGGACAAGGTGGCGCTGATCACGGACGGGCGCTTTTCGGGGTATTCCAGCGGAGCGGTGTTCGGGCATGTGTCGCCCGAGGCGCAGGAGGGCGGACCGATCGCGGTGATCCGGGACGGGGACATGATCCGCTACAGCATCCCGGAGCGCAGCATTGAGCTGGAGGTGAGCGCGGAGGAGATCCGGGAGCGGCTCAAGGCCTGGAGGCCCAAGGAGATCCAGTTCAAGGGTTATTTGCGCCGCTACGCAAACCTTGTGAGCTCCGGCTGCGACGGCGCGGTGATGAAGTGA
- a CDS encoding ABC transporter substrate-binding protein: protein MKKFTALALALVMALGLLAGCGSPAPAGSTAAPAGSTGTGAPAATFPEKGKNINMIVGYSAGGSTDIFARLVAKYVEQKWGCTVVVQNVTGGSGAVGFQQCLDSAADGYTVTISNGASLTLSESGNYDWTYKDFDNLAKIIDEDELLCVKADAPYNDLNEFVEYAKANPGKMTVGFAGLGGFTHLAAAKFIHDMGVEVNNIGYDSGSEAVTAVLGGFVDFCQQQPAETASTLESGDLKALAIMSSERHPSELLANVPTAKEQGVDFLVAQWRGISAPKGLPAEARTAWETCLAEIAADPAFQAEVESTLLSRVNCVTGQEFEDWMDSEAAWIGPLMDELGLKAS from the coding sequence ATGAAAAAGTTTACAGCACTGGCCCTGGCACTGGTCATGGCATTGGGACTGCTGGCGGGCTGCGGCTCCCCCGCGCCCGCAGGCAGCACCGCCGCCCCGGCGGGCAGCACCGGCACCGGCGCCCCCGCGGCCACCTTCCCGGAAAAAGGCAAGAACATCAACATGATCGTTGGCTACAGCGCCGGCGGCTCCACCGATATCTTTGCGCGCCTGGTGGCAAAGTACGTGGAACAGAAATGGGGCTGCACCGTGGTGGTGCAGAACGTGACTGGCGGCTCCGGCGCGGTGGGCTTCCAGCAGTGCCTGGACTCGGCCGCCGACGGCTACACCGTGACCATCAGCAACGGCGCTTCGCTCACCCTGAGCGAGTCCGGCAACTACGACTGGACCTACAAGGATTTTGACAACCTGGCCAAGATCATCGACGAAGACGAGCTGTTGTGCGTAAAGGCGGACGCCCCGTACAACGACCTGAATGAGTTTGTGGAATACGCCAAAGCCAACCCTGGCAAAATGACGGTGGGCTTTGCGGGCCTGGGCGGCTTTACCCACCTGGCGGCCGCCAAGTTCATCCACGACATGGGCGTGGAGGTGAACAACATCGGCTATGACAGCGGCTCTGAAGCGGTGACCGCGGTGCTGGGAGGCTTTGTGGACTTTTGCCAGCAGCAGCCCGCCGAGACCGCGTCCACCCTGGAGAGCGGCGATCTGAAGGCGCTGGCCATCATGTCCAGCGAGCGGCACCCCAGCGAGCTGCTGGCGAACGTGCCCACCGCCAAGGAACAGGGCGTGGACTTTTTGGTGGCCCAGTGGCGCGGAATCTCCGCCCCCAAGGGCCTGCCCGCCGAGGCGCGCACCGCATGGGAAACCTGCCTTGCCGAGATTGCGGCGGACCCCGCCTTCCAGGCCGAGGTAGAGAGCACCCTGCTCTCGCGTGTGAACTGCGTGACCGGCCAGGAATTTGAGGATTGGATGGACAGCGAGGCTGCCTGGATCGGACCCCTGATGGACGAACTGGGACTGAAAGCGAGCTGA
- a CDS encoding C4-dicarboxylate ABC transporter permease has protein sequence MADLITGVQSALAPSALLFTLLGTVLGIVFGALPGLTSTMAIALMIPLTYGMDAVTGMGMLVGAFCGGTAGGSVSATLLAIPGTPSSICTTFDAHPMAKKGKAGLALGTSVICSFIGGVFSMVMLSILAPQLASVALQFGPLEYMTLALLGLTIIASISGKSLAKGLIGGLIGIFASCVGVDVVTGMPRLTFGNSQMLGGLSLLPVLIGLFAVSQALLEAENQVRRAADAQPEIANGGKIRAEFPKLRLLLSKWKILLSSSLLGTIIGILPGTGGSIASFVAYDTAKHLSKTPEEFGKGNIEGVIASETSNNAMTGGAMVPMMALGIPGDTATAIMMGGLLIHGLRCGPMLFVNNMPTVYGIFAALLIANCAMVVFQTFGIRLFVQILRIPRYVLTPIVIVLCTIGAFGASNNMFDVWVMLAFGVIGYFANKLGYGVAPIVLGFILGSVFEQNLRRGAEMFHTVGSWLNRPIADGLFIASMVALLLPIIQAQLAKRKANKKS, from the coding sequence TTGGCTGATCTGATTACAGGCGTTCAATCGGCGCTGGCGCCCAGCGCGCTGCTGTTCACCCTGCTGGGTACCGTTTTAGGCATTGTGTTCGGCGCGCTGCCGGGCCTTACCTCGACCATGGCCATTGCGCTGATGATCCCGCTGACCTACGGGATGGACGCGGTCACCGGCATGGGCATGCTGGTGGGGGCGTTCTGCGGCGGTACGGCGGGCGGCTCGGTGTCCGCCACGCTGCTGGCCATTCCAGGCACGCCGTCCTCGATCTGCACCACCTTCGACGCCCACCCCATGGCCAAAAAGGGCAAGGCGGGGCTGGCGCTGGGGACCTCGGTGATCTGCTCGTTCATCGGCGGCGTGTTCAGCATGGTGATGCTGAGCATTCTGGCGCCCCAGCTGGCCAGCGTTGCACTGCAGTTCGGGCCGCTGGAATATATGACCCTGGCGCTGCTGGGGCTTACCATCATTGCAAGTATTTCCGGCAAGTCGCTGGCAAAGGGGCTGATCGGCGGGCTGATCGGGATCTTTGCCTCCTGCGTGGGGGTGGATGTGGTGACGGGCATGCCCCGGCTGACCTTTGGCAACAGCCAGATGCTGGGCGGCCTGTCGCTTTTGCCGGTGCTGATCGGCCTGTTTGCCGTTTCCCAGGCGCTGCTGGAGGCGGAAAACCAGGTGCGCCGCGCCGCCGACGCCCAGCCGGAGATCGCAAACGGGGGCAAGATCCGGGCGGAATTTCCAAAGCTGCGCCTGCTGCTCAGCAAGTGGAAGATCCTGCTCTCCTCGTCCCTTCTGGGGACCATCATCGGGATCCTGCCCGGCACGGGCGGCAGCATTGCCAGCTTTGTGGCGTATGACACCGCAAAGCATCTGTCCAAAACGCCGGAGGAGTTCGGCAAGGGCAACATTGAGGGCGTGATCGCCAGCGAGACCAGCAACAACGCCATGACCGGCGGCGCCATGGTGCCCATGATGGCGCTGGGCATCCCGGGGGACACCGCGACCGCCATTATGATGGGCGGGCTGCTGATCCACGGGCTGCGGTGCGGGCCCATGCTGTTTGTGAACAACATGCCCACCGTGTACGGCATTTTTGCGGCGCTGCTGATCGCAAACTGCGCCATGGTGGTGTTCCAGACCTTCGGCATCCGGCTGTTTGTGCAGATCCTGCGTATCCCCCGCTATGTGCTGACCCCCATCGTGATCGTGCTGTGCACCATCGGCGCGTTCGGCGCCAGCAACAACATGTTTGACGTGTGGGTCATGCTGGCGTTCGGCGTGATCGGCTATTTTGCAAACAAGCTGGGCTACGGCGTGGCGCCCATTGTGCTGGGCTTCATCCTGGGCAGCGTGTTTGAGCAGAACCTGCGCCGCGGCGCGGAGATGTTCCACACGGTGGGCTCCTGGCTCAACAGGCCCATCGCGGACGGGCTGTTCATTGCCAGCATGGTGGCGCTGCTGCTGCCGATCATCCAGGCGCAGCTTGCAAAGCGCAAGGCGAATAAAAAGAGCTGA